The genomic interval TAGTGGGATGTACAATATAGATAGTACTTGGGATGTTCGTAGGTatgtttcaaaataatttatcatGTAGCAcgttataattaaacaattaagtgagatgtaaaaacgaaaaaaaaaaacaaaaatgtcgAAGATTATGGATAATGTACGTGGAGGATCGGATGGGATGGTGTGATTGGGAAGGGTGAAGTGTTGAATGGCAGCCGCCGGCGTGTCCTACACTGCTTTAGTCTCTATAAAAAACAGCTTCCATTGCTCAAACCTTATTCTCACTGCAAATTCAAAAATGGCCTCCGCCAATGCCGTAGCCTCCTTTTTCTTTCTGTGTCTTCTCTTCGGAGGCTCTTTAGCCCAACTCTCCGAAACCTTTTACGATCAATCCTGCCCTCGCCTCTCCAACATTGTCCGCGCCTCCGTCAAGAAAGCTATCGAAACCGACGTCCGTGCTGGAGCTAAACTCATCCGCCTCCATTTCCACGATTGCTTCGTTAATGTacacttcctcttcttcttcaccaTCATTGTCatcatctctctcttttttactttcaaattattatttgattctATTGGGTCattttgtagggatgcgatggctCTGTTTTGCTAGAGGATGCTCCTGGCATAGTCAGTGAACTCAACTCACCTGGAAATCAAGGAATCCAAGGACTTGAGATTGTCGATGCCATTAAAGCCGACGTTGAGCGCGAATGCCCCGGCATCGTCTCCTGTGCCGACATCCTAGCTCAGGCTTCCAAGGACTCTGTCGATGTGGTAATATCTTTATTCCAATACATTCATCGTCTTTCTTTCTTATCATCTTATTTTTATTGGTACAGCTAAGAAAAATAGTGTATTTCAGCAAGGAGGGCCTAGTTGGAGAGTGTTATATGGAAGGCGAGACAGCAGAATCGCAAACAAAACAGGGGCGGATAGTGGGTTGGCCAGTCCCTTCGAAACTCTGGACGAACTCAAAGCCAAATTTGCTGCTGTTGGCCTTGGTACAACCGACCTTGTCGCCTTATCaggtaattaattaatgaattaagcGATTGATGAAGTGAAGTGAAGAAAATTGATTGTAGTTAATTGATGAACAACTTCAGGGGCGCATACGTTTGGTCGATCGAGATGCAGATTCTTCAGCCACCGATTTGCGAATTTCAACGGAACTACTAGCCCAGACCCATCACTGGACCCCAACTACAGGCGATTCCTGGAAGGGGTTTGCTCAGCTGGACCAGACACAAGGGCTAATTTCGACCCAGTAACACCGGACGTATTCGACAAAAACTACTACACAAACCTTCAAGTCAGGAAGGGGCTTTTACAGAGCGATCAAGAGCTGTACTCCACTGCCGGCGCTGACACCATCGCCATTGTCAACAGCTTCGCCACCAGAGAAGGCACCTTCTTCAAGGAATTCCGACAGTCGATGATCAACATGGGAAACATCAAGCCTTTGACTGGCAACCGTGGGGAAATCAGAAGAAACTGCAGGAGGGTTAATTCCAACTCCGGCTTCGGTGGAGAAGGCCACGATGTTATGTAATCTCGATTTGCCGTGCCTGTTGCTGCATCTGCGTTCATTATATCCATAAGTATAATTAAGCTTAATTTAGAATGTGTGTAATTAGTTGGGTGTTTGTCCTTTTTACGAAAAAGGTGAATAAAAATGAAGGGGTAGGGTGAGCCCTTTGTGGGTTGCCACTCATCTGTTTTTGATTTTTCATAGATTCGTCTGTCGTCGTTTTCTATCAAATTAAGCTTATGCTGTCGGATGAATTCAATACACAAACTTCATATCTATGTGCAAGGAAGATGAAcagagatgacaatggaaaaaaGGTATGTAGAAGACGGCGATTCCTCTGGGAAAAAACAACCGCTGAAATAAAGCTGGTTTccaaatcataaaaaataaagttttatttcaaattacaaGTGGAGcacataaattttttaatttgttaaaataagtaactttaaattttatatttctcTATAATCAACTATTTAATTATCTTaacataaa from Benincasa hispida cultivar B227 chromosome 10, ASM972705v1, whole genome shotgun sequence carries:
- the LOC120088546 gene encoding peroxidase 2-like; this encodes MASANAVASFFFLCLLFGGSLAQLSETFYDQSCPRLSNIVRASVKKAIETDVRAGAKLIRLHFHDCFVNGCDGSVLLEDAPGIVSELNSPGNQGIQGLEIVDAIKADVERECPGIVSCADILAQASKDSVDVQGGPSWRVLYGRRDSRIANKTGADSGLASPFETLDELKAKFAAVGLGTTDLVALSGAHTFGRSRCRFFSHRFANFNGTTSPDPSLDPNYRRFLEGVCSAGPDTRANFDPVTPDVFDKNYYTNLQVRKGLLQSDQELYSTAGADTIAIVNSFATREGTFFKEFRQSMINMGNIKPLTGNRGEIRRNCRRVNSNSGFGGEGHDVM